Proteins from a single region of Carassius carassius chromosome 37, fCarCar2.1, whole genome shotgun sequence:
- the LOC132118143 gene encoding voltage-gated potassium channel subunit beta-2-like isoform X3 has protein sequence MLLFCIKNSPTSSHSENSCFTIERNLGKSGLRVSCLGLGTWVTFGGQITDEIAEQLLTLAYENGINLFDTAEVYAAGKAEMVLGSIIKKKGWRRSSLVITTKIYWGGKAETERGLSRKHIIEGLRASLERLQLEYVDVVFANRPDPNTPMEETVRAMTHVINQGMAMYWGTSRWSSMEIMEAYSVARQFNLIPPVCEQAEYHMFQREKVEVQLPELFHKIGVGAMTWSPLACGIISGKYDSGVPPYSRASLKGYQWLKDKILSEEGRRQQAKLKELQAIAERLGCTLPQLAIAWCLRNEGVSCVLLGASSTEQLMENIGAIQVLPKLSSSIIHEVDSILGNKPYSKKDYRS, from the exons gaACCTTGGGAAATCTGGCTTACGGGTATCATGTCTAGGGCTGG GCACATGGGTGACGTTTGGTGGTCAAATAACGGATGAG ATAGCTGAGCAGCTGTTGACGCTGGCGTATGAGAACGGTATCAATCTGTTTGACACAGCCGAGGTGTATGCAGCAGGGAA GGCTGAAATGGTTCTCGGCAGTATTATCAAGAAGAAAGGATGGAG ACGTTCCAGTTTGGTCATCACCACCAAGATATACTGGGGTGGAAA agcAGAAACTGAGAGAGGCTTGTCTAGAAAGCACATAATAGAAG GTCTAAGGGCATCACTGGAGAGACTTCAGTTAGAGTATGTGGACGTAGTGTTTGCTAACAGACCTGACCCCAACACGCCAATGGAAG AGACGGTTCGAGCGATGACCCATGTGATTAACCAGGGAATGGCCATGTATTGGGGCACGTCCCGCTGGAGCTCCATGGAGATTATG GAGGCATACTCTGTGGCGCGACAGTTTAACTTGATCCCACCTGTCTGTGAGCAGGCCGAATATCACATGTTTCAGAGAGAAAAAGTGGAAGTACAGTTGCCTGAACTCTTCCATAAGATAG GCGTGGGAGCCATGACGTGGTCTCCGCTGGCCTGTGGAATCATCTCAGGGAAGTATGACAGCGGTGTGCCTCCTTATTCCAGAGCCTCTCTCAAG GGCTACCAGTGGTTGAAGGACAAGATCCTGAGTGAGGAAGGCCGCCGTCAGCAGGCGAAGCTGAAAGAGTTGCAGGCCATTGCGGAGCGGCTGGGCTGCACGCTGCCCCAGCTGGCTATCG CGTGGTGTCTGAGGAATGAGGGGGTGAGCTGTGTGCTGCTGGGCGCCTCCAGCACTGAGCAGCTGATGGAGAACATAGGAGCCATTCAG GTTCTTCCAAAATTATCATCATCAATTATACATGAAGTGGACAGTATCCTAGGCAACAAGCCCTACAGTAAAAAGGACTACCGGTCTTAA
- the LOC132118143 gene encoding voltage-gated potassium channel subunit beta-2-like isoform X2, producing MYPEPNTDSPARLSTRQTGSPYTARYGSPKRQLQFYRNLGKSGLRVSCLGLGTWVTFGGQITDEIAEQLLTLAYENGINLFDTAEVYAAGKAEMVLGSIIKKKGWRRSSLVITTKIYWGGKAETERGLSRKHIIEGLRASLERLQLEYVDVVFANRPDPNTPMEETVRAMTHVINQGMAMYWGTSRWSSMEIMEAYSVARQFNLIPPVCEQAEYHMFQREKVEVQLPELFHKIGVGAMTWSPLACGIISGKYDSGVPPYSRASLKGYQWLKDKILSEEGRRQQAKLKELQAIAERLGCTLPQLAIAWCLRNEGVSCVLLGASSTEQLMENIGAIQVLPKLSSSIIHEVDSILGNKPYSKKDYRS from the exons gaACCTTGGGAAATCTGGCTTACGGGTATCATGTCTAGGGCTGG GCACATGGGTGACGTTTGGTGGTCAAATAACGGATGAG ATAGCTGAGCAGCTGTTGACGCTGGCGTATGAGAACGGTATCAATCTGTTTGACACAGCCGAGGTGTATGCAGCAGGGAA GGCTGAAATGGTTCTCGGCAGTATTATCAAGAAGAAAGGATGGAG ACGTTCCAGTTTGGTCATCACCACCAAGATATACTGGGGTGGAAA agcAGAAACTGAGAGAGGCTTGTCTAGAAAGCACATAATAGAAG GTCTAAGGGCATCACTGGAGAGACTTCAGTTAGAGTATGTGGACGTAGTGTTTGCTAACAGACCTGACCCCAACACGCCAATGGAAG AGACGGTTCGAGCGATGACCCATGTGATTAACCAGGGAATGGCCATGTATTGGGGCACGTCCCGCTGGAGCTCCATGGAGATTATG GAGGCATACTCTGTGGCGCGACAGTTTAACTTGATCCCACCTGTCTGTGAGCAGGCCGAATATCACATGTTTCAGAGAGAAAAAGTGGAAGTACAGTTGCCTGAACTCTTCCATAAGATAG GCGTGGGAGCCATGACGTGGTCTCCGCTGGCCTGTGGAATCATCTCAGGGAAGTATGACAGCGGTGTGCCTCCTTATTCCAGAGCCTCTCTCAAG GGCTACCAGTGGTTGAAGGACAAGATCCTGAGTGAGGAAGGCCGCCGTCAGCAGGCGAAGCTGAAAGAGTTGCAGGCCATTGCGGAGCGGCTGGGCTGCACGCTGCCCCAGCTGGCTATCG CGTGGTGTCTGAGGAATGAGGGGGTGAGCTGTGTGCTGCTGGGCGCCTCCAGCACTGAGCAGCTGATGGAGAACATAGGAGCCATTCAG GTTCTTCCAAAATTATCATCATCAATTATACATGAAGTGGACAGTATCCTAGGCAACAAGCCCTACAGTAAAAAGGACTACCGGTCTTAA